A single window of Gossypium arboreum isolate Shixiya-1 chromosome 13, ASM2569848v2, whole genome shotgun sequence DNA harbors:
- the LOC108456924 gene encoding DNA ligase 4 → MTEEIKLSVLVSLFTWIQRSRPSAKKRSKFRKFLDTFCKPSDYFSAMRLILPSLDRERGTYGLKESVLAICLIDALGLSRDSADALRLINWRKGGANTGANAGNFALVAAEILQRRQGTVSGGLTIKELNELLDRLASAESRAEKTAIFATLINKTNAQEMKWVIMIILKDLKLGITEKSIFQEFHPDAEDLFNVTCDLKLVCEKLRDPTQRHKRQDIEVGKAVRPQLALRVRDPAAAWKKLHGKEVVVECKFDGDRIQIHKNGTDIHYYSRNFLDHSEYQHGMSNIITQNILVDRCILDGEMLVWDSTLNQFAEFGSNQEIAKAAKDGLDSDRQVLCYVAFDILYVGDTSVIHQSLKERHEILQKVVKPLKGRLEILVPNGGLNANRPPGEPCWSCIAHSVNDVERFFKETIENRDEGIVIKDLNSKWEPSDRSGKWLKLKPDYIRAGSDLDVLIIGGYYGSGRRGGEVAQFLVGLADRPDPNAYPRRFISFCRVGTGLTDDDLETVAKKLKPYFRKYEYPKKMQPSFYQVTNHSKERPDVWIESPEKSIILSITSDIRTIRSEVFAAPYSLRFPRIDRVRYDKPWHECLDVQSFVELVHSSNGTTQKGTEQENQPDSKTKHKAHARKADRKNVSIVPSHFIRTDTSCVKGETLIFSNLMFYFVNVPPTYSLDSFHKMVVEHGGRFSMNLNNSVTHCVAAESKGIKYQAAKLHGDIIHYSWALDCCSQKKLIPLQPKYFLFLSESSKTKLQQEVDQYFDPYYWDLDLADIKQLLNNIQRSENSKTIDYYRAKYCPNDKWSLFHGCSVYFYSSAESLKADWQVLLNLALRRLKLEILMGGGKISENLSHATHLVVLSVPGLDVDFDSLIKSCSFEEKNLVWKKGLHVVKSQWLENCIERGQKLREDQYSLKPNDFEETNFVESKLDQNLEKSKPDFNGVQNKGTSTSPESKTKQRGGKDHPEKSISAVTPSHGNRKRRPASKNTKKGKTIVTRAQRVPRRRGKMSVKIDEDGSEESGSDDKTNEEIGKGEGNNTECYRMAGRENFEFHQNQAAEENAGINWPNKAHDTVMCEANNDQPGNKAEKFDHMELDEGKYGHEISNSEKLEVMVDPVQAMLLDMIPSLGIKHVETTNSVVQNEKPHMDNDADIRVVEDEKLDADFIPQPQKKKKVSYKDVAGELLKDW, encoded by the exons atgacGGAAGAAATAAAGTTAAGCGTTTTAGTGAGTTTATTCACATGGATCCAGAGGAGCCGACCGTCGGCGAAGAAGCGGTCTAAGTTTCGTAAATTCCTCGACACCTTTTGTAAACCATCCGATTACTTCAGTGCTATGCGGCTTATCCTTCCTTCACTCGATCGAGAACGTGGAACTTACGGCCTCAAGGAGTCTGTTCTCGCAATTTGCCTCATCGATGCTCTCGGCTTGTCGAGGGATTCTGCTGATGCTCTACGTCTTATCAATTGGCGCAAAGGTGGAGCTAATACTGGTGCTAATGCTGGGAACTTTGCTCTTGTTGCTGCTGAGATTTTGCAGCGTAGGCAAGGTACGGTTTCCGGGGGACTTACTATCAAGGAGTTGAATGAGTTGCTTGATCGATTGGCTTCTGCTGAAAGCAG GGCTGAGAAGACTGCAATCTTTGCTACTTTGATTAATAAGACAAATGCACAGGAAATGAAGTGGGTTATCATGATTATTCTAAAAG ATCTCAAGTTGGGAATTACTGAGAAGAGCATATTTCAAGAATTTCATCCAGATGCGGAAGACTTGTTTAATGTCACGTGTGACCTAAAATTGGTTTGTGAAAAGTTAAGGGATCCTACTCAGCGTCATAAGCGTCAG GACATTGAGGTTGGAAAGGCTGTACGCCCACAACTAGCTTTGAGAGTTCGTGATCCAGCTGCTGCATGGAAAAAG CTTCATGGTAAGGAGGTAGTTGTTGAGTGTAAATTTGATGGCGATCGCATCCAAATCCACAAAAATGGAACAGACATACACTACTACTCCAG GAATTTTCTTGATCATTCTGAATATCAGCATGGGATGTCAAATATTATTACCCAAAATATTTTGGTTGATAG GTGTATACTTGATGGAGAAATGTTAGTTTGGGATTCCACGTTAAATCAGTTTGCTGAGTTCGGGTCAAATCAGGAAATAG CCAAAGCAGCAAAAGATGGCCTTGATAGTGACAGACAGGTTTTATGCT ATGTTGCATTTGACATTCTTTATGTTGGGGATACAAGTGTTATTCACCAAAGTTTGAAGGAACGGCATGAGATTCTTCAAAAAGTTGTGAAGCCTTTGAAGGGTCGCTTAGAGATTTTAGTGCCTAATGGTGGTCTCAATGCAAATCGTCCTCCTG GGGAACCTTGTTGGTCATGTATTGCTCACAGTGTGAATGATGTTGAGAGATTTTTCAAGGAAACAATTGAAAATAG GGATGAAGGAATTGTAATAAAAGACCTTAATTCCAAGTGGGAACCAAGTGATAGAAGTGGGAAGTGGTTGAAGTTGAAGCCTGATTACATTCGGGCTGGTTCTGACTTGGATGTTCTCATTATTG gaGGGTATTACGGCTCTGGGCGTCGAGGAGGAGAG GTAGCTCAATTCTTAGTAGGCCTAGCAGATCGTCCAGACCCCAATGCTTACCCCAGGCG ATTTATATCCTTCTGCAGGGTTGGTACTGGGTTGACTGACGATGACTTGGAAACTGTTGCAAAGAAATTGAAGCCTTATTTTAG GAAATATGAATATCCGAAGAAGATGCAACCAAGTTTTTATCAAGTTACAAATCACTCGAAAGAGAGACCTGATGTTTGGATTGAAAGCCCAGAGAA ATCAATCATCCTTTCTATCACCAGTGATATCAGGACTATAAGGTCTGAG GTATTTGCTGCACCGTACAGCCTGAGATTTCCACGTATTGATAGAGTGAGATATGACAAGCCTTGGCATGAGTGCCTTGATGTGCAAT CATTTGTAGAACTGGTGCATTCAAGTAATGGTACCACTCAAAAAGGGACAGAACAGGAAAACCAGCCTGATAGTAAAACAAAGCACAAGGCACATGCTAGAAAGGCAGACAGAAAGAATGTCTCCATTGTTCCTTCTCATTTTATTCGGACTGACACGTCCTGCGTAAAGGGAgaaaccttaatattttcaaaTCTTATGTTTT ACTTTGTTAATGTGCCTCCGACATATTCTCTTGATTCATTTCACAAAATGGTTGTGGAGCATGGGGGAAGGTTCTCAATGAATTTGAACAATTCAGTTACTCATTGTGTTGCAGCTGAAAGCAAAg GGATCAAGTATCAGGCAGCAAAGCTGCATGGGGACATTATCCATTACTCTTGGGCCTTGGATTGTTGCTCACAAAAGAAGCTCATTCCTTTGCAGCCAAA gtatttcctttttctttctgaaTCATCAAAGACGAAATTACAGCAAGAAGTTGATCAATACTTTGACCCTTACTATTGGGACCTTGACCTTGCGGATATCAAACAG CTTTTAAACAATATCCAAAGATCTGAAAACTCCAAGACAATTGACTATTACAGAGCGAAGTACTGTCCAAATGATAAATGGTCCCTGTTTCATGGCTGCTCTGTTTACTTCTACTCTTCAGCTGAGTCTCT GAAAGCTGATTGGCAAGTCTTGTTGAATCTAGCACTGAGGAGGTTAAAGCTTGAAATTTTAATGGGTGGCGGCAAAATAAGTGAGAATCTCAGCCATGCTACCCATTTGGTAGTCCTCTCAGTACCGGGATTGGATGTGGACTTTGACTCTCTTATTAAGAG TTGTTCTTTTGAAGAGAAAAATCTTGTGTGGAAAAAGGGGCTTCATGTTGTCAAATCTCAGTGGTTGGAAAATTGCATAGAGCGGGGACAGAAGTTGCGAGAAGACCAATATAGCTTGAAACCCAATGATTTCGAAGAAACAAACTTCGTAGAAAG CAAATTGGACCAAAATCTGGAAAAATCCAAGCCAGATTTCAACGGTGTTCAGAACAAGGGTACATCTACTTCACCCGAAAGTAAAACAAAACAGAGAGGAGGCAAAGATCACCCCGAAAAATCAATTTCAGCGGTTACACCTAGTCACGGGAACAGGAAGAGAAGACCTGCTAGCAAGAACACAAAGAAAGGAAAAACAATTGTAACCCGAGCTCAAAGAGTACCAAGACGTCGTGGAAAGATGTCTGTTAAGATTGATGAAGATGGGTCTGAAGAAAGTGGTTCTGATGACAAAACAAATGAGGAGATAGGGAAGGGTGAAGGGAATAATACTGAGTGCTACAGAATGGCTGGTAGGGAAAATTTCGAGTTTCATCAAAATCAAGCAGCAGAAGAAAATGCCGGCATAAACTGGCCTAATAAAGCTCATGATACCGTGATGTGTGAAGCAAATAATGACCAACCCGGCAACAAAGCCGAGAAGTTCGACCATATGGAACTAGATGAAGGGAAATACGGCCATGAGATTTCAAACTCAGAAAAGCTAGAAGTTATGGTCGATCCGGTTCAGGCCATGTTACTAGACATGATCCCAAGCCTTGGAATAAAGCATGTCGAAACCACAAATTCTGTTGTCCAAAACGAGAAACCTCACATGGATAACGATGCAGACATTCGTGTCGTAGAGGATGAGAAACTAGATGCCGATTTTATTCCACAgccacaaaagaaaaagaaagtgagTTACAAGGATGTTGCCGGTGAACTACTCAAGGATTGGTAA
- the LOC108466194 gene encoding uncharacterized protein LOC108466194 — MESLLANYASSDDDEPQQITHPPTPPPPKVSSLLQPKSSSLFTSLPQPKQSLKSSTKHHDEDRNGGGGGEVAVRVPKPSLPHPKNSSNLFSHLPQPKPQQPPNPPVAKRIVQFKPPINPNTHVDSNDDEEEEKERPKRGESETLAQGPSVKSFLSSIPAPRNSTTLGVAPSSGSGRRSIIDTQVIPTLTSSTFEDKKEASIDNNAPNYSNYEWGSDVNAGTTVGYNNYVNYDQSSVDQNSGNYGNNDQNIGSYANYADYSSYQSSSDPNIGGVDAATSYGSYESYGNYHVQYENNWGDGSTTASMLPETTGIADFGVKIKGKRGRNDLPVEIVEVKQDDLTKNRPREDQVKMTGIAFGPSYQPASSKGKPTKLHKRKHQIGSLYFDMKQKEMELQERRSRGLLTKAETQAKYGW; from the exons ATGGAGTCTTTGTTAGCCAATTATGCTTCCTCCGACGACGATGAACCCCAACAAATCACTCACCCTCCTACTCCTCCTCCTCCTAAAGTTTCCTCTCTCCTTCAACCCAAATCTTCTTCCCTTTTCACTTCTCTTCCGCAGCCTAAACAATCCCTCAAATCCTCCACAAAACACCACGACGAAGACCGAAACGGCGGCGGAGGAGGTGAAGTAGCTGTTCGTGTTCCCAAACCCTCTCTTCCTCATCCCAAAAACTCATCCAATCTTTTCTCTCATCTTCCCCAACCCAAACCACAACAGCCACCCAATCCTCCTGTCGCCAAAAGAATTGTTCAATTCAAGCCTCCTATAAACCCCAATACCCACGTGGATTCCAACGATGACGAGGAGGAGGAGAAAGAAAGGCCAAAGCGGGGAGAATCCGAAACCCTAGCTCAAGGTCCTTCCGTGAAATCCTTTCTATCAAGCATACCTGCTCCCAGGAACTCCACTACATTAGGTGTTGCCCCTTCTTCAGGTTCAGGAAGAAGATCCATTATTGATACCCAAGTCATCCCCACATTGACTTCATCTACTTTTGAGGACAAAAAGGAGGCAAGTATTGATAATAACGCACCTAATTATTCGAATTACGAATGGGGTTCGGATGTAAATGCTGGAACCACAGTGGGTTataataattatgtaaattatgatcaGTCGAGTGTTGATCAAAATTCAGGAAACTATGGAAACAATGATCAAAATATTGGTAGTTATGCAAATTATGCTGATTATAGTAGCTATCAATCGAGTAGTGATCCGAATATTGGGGGTGTTGATGCTGCTACTAGTTATGGGAGTTATGAGAGTTATGGAAATTACCATGTACAATATGAGAATAATTGGGGTGATGGGTCAACAACAGCTTCTATGTTGCCTGAGACCACTGGGATAGCTGACTTTGGGGTGAAAATTAAGGGAAAGAGAGGGAGGAATGATTTACCAGTGGAAATTGTTGAGGTGAAGCAGGATGATCTTACGAAGAATCGGCCCAGGGAAGACCAGGTCAAGATGACTGGAATAGCTTTTGGGCCTTCTTACCAG CCTGCTTCGTCGAAGGGTAAACCGACAAAACTCCACAAGAGGAAGCATCAAATTGGTTCACTGTACTTTGATATGAAGCAGAAAGAGATGGAGCTGCAAGAGAGGCGATCTAGAGGTTTGCTTACTAAAGCTGAAACACAAGCCAAGTATGGATGGTGA